From Solibacillus isronensis, the proteins below share one genomic window:
- a CDS encoding M3 family oligoendopeptidase → MSHAKSVNYYKQLIDLKDVEGIEARFQRFLDVSIESITDLENWIEDEKKLRFEIEEALTGHLVDFYRNTEDPDIKSTYLHDQQIIQPLLMKYEAKLNEKCCESPYFNELDEKHYGLMRRFRESKVKLFREENIPLFVKEQELSTKYSEIMGGLTVEWDGEEKPFPFIESQLDNLDRSVREKAYHLIRSAYRQIKPETDALMNELVQLRHQIAINAGFDNYRDYMFVAKNREYTIRDCYDFHENVEKHIIPAWNRLADVFKSKLGVDTYRPWDNTAKLLKNPPYAETSVLLDGVAEMLGKTDPYFSDRLEYMRANGLLDLGDRKGKSPGGFCVPLPVSGDTFVFANFSPSFFSLIALIHEMGHAVNGYLQASEQGPIEEFQWRAEVAELYSHGMELLLLDKFDLFYPEEEEFKSAQREELRRAFTMLFGPLSGDLFQHWMYTNPQHTAQERDEMFYEISKRYGLNPVDTNGYEEEIGMSWIGTLHFIQYPFYDIEYSMSMLGALQLLEKYQQNPQQAVEFYKKGASADYNQSIAAVYKETGVDFDFSESTVKRMGEFLEKVIQDINS, encoded by the coding sequence ATGTCTCATGCGAAGAGTGTTAACTATTATAAACAATTAATTGATTTGAAAGATGTCGAAGGAATCGAAGCCCGGTTTCAACGTTTCCTTGATGTTTCAATTGAATCCATAACTGATCTGGAAAATTGGATTGAGGATGAAAAGAAGTTACGTTTTGAAATTGAAGAAGCGTTGACAGGCCACCTAGTCGACTTCTACCGAAATACAGAAGATCCCGATATTAAATCCACTTACCTTCACGATCAGCAAATCATTCAGCCTCTGTTAATGAAATACGAGGCAAAGCTGAATGAAAAATGCTGTGAATCACCTTATTTCAATGAATTAGATGAAAAACATTACGGCTTAATGCGACGTTTTAGGGAATCAAAAGTGAAACTGTTTAGAGAAGAAAATATCCCGCTGTTTGTAAAGGAACAAGAACTAAGCACAAAGTATAGTGAAATTATGGGCGGACTGACAGTTGAATGGGATGGAGAAGAAAAACCTTTTCCGTTTATCGAATCCCAGCTGGATAATTTGGACAGAAGCGTTCGGGAAAAAGCTTATCATTTAATTAGATCTGCCTACCGTCAAATTAAACCTGAAACGGATGCACTCATGAATGAGCTCGTTCAGCTACGCCACCAAATCGCAATCAATGCTGGCTTTGATAATTACCGTGATTATATGTTTGTCGCAAAAAACCGTGAGTACACTATCCGGGATTGTTATGACTTTCATGAAAATGTTGAAAAGCATATTATTCCGGCTTGGAACAGGCTTGCAGATGTTTTCAAGTCTAAACTTGGTGTCGATACATATCGCCCATGGGATAACACCGCAAAACTGCTGAAAAATCCGCCTTACGCTGAAACGTCCGTGCTTTTGGACGGTGTTGCTGAAATGTTAGGAAAGACCGACCCGTATTTTTCTGACCGTTTGGAGTACATGAGAGCAAATGGATTGCTTGATCTTGGAGACCGTAAAGGTAAAAGTCCGGGTGGCTTCTGTGTCCCTTTACCTGTATCCGGGGATACATTCGTTTTTGCAAACTTTAGTCCTTCCTTTTTCTCGCTCATTGCATTAATTCATGAAATGGGCCATGCGGTGAATGGTTACCTCCAAGCTTCAGAGCAAGGCCCGATTGAAGAATTCCAGTGGCGGGCGGAAGTAGCTGAATTGTATTCACACGGAATGGAATTGTTATTATTGGATAAGTTTGACCTGTTTTATCCGGAAGAAGAGGAATTCAAAAGCGCGCAACGTGAAGAGCTGAGACGGGCATTTACGATGTTATTCGGTCCATTATCAGGAGACCTTTTCCAGCACTGGATGTATACAAATCCTCAGCATACTGCGCAGGAACGTGATGAAATGTTCTATGAAATTTCAAAACGTTACGGCTTGAACCCAGTCGACACTAATGGATATGAAGAGGAAATTGGCATGAGCTGGATCGGTACGCTGCACTTTATTCAATACCCTTTCTATGATATTGAATACTCGATGTCAATGCTCGGTGCGCTTCAATTACTTGAAAAATATCAACAGAATCCCCAGCAGGCTGTCGAATTTTATAAAAAAGGTGCAAGTGCCGATTACAATCAATCCATTGCAGCGGTTTACAAAGAGACTGGCGTTGATTTTGACTTTTCAGAGTCAACTGTAAAACGAATGGGTGAATTCTTGGAAAAAGTGATTCAGGATATTAATTCATAA